A stretch of Tistrella bauzanensis DNA encodes these proteins:
- a CDS encoding penicillin-binding protein activator, which translates to MAPPSPLDLPPQALRVGLLVPMSGPQAGFGQAMIDAATLALSDVKADDVVLLPRDSGAEPPQSAAAARDLIETQAATVILGPIYGRNVPAVADVAHPREVPVIAFSNDTGALRPGVHLIGLAPEVQVERVVDFAVQHGKTRFAALLPYGPYGDRLAESYRRAVTRTGAELIDIARYSDPGSDAQDAVKRLSGGQPQPPFDSLLLAEAGERLRAIASLLPYYSIDQGEVQILGTALWQNQPVGRDQNLQGAWFAAPDRAAWETFARRFSALFGATPPALAGLAYDATALAAVLGRKGQLARELDSPDGFAGVNGLFRFDTRGGAEHALAIYGVAATGADLLDPAADRFTAGARPGEGVIRSNPLAAPTAPAIPATPAAPDGSVAPAGAAPATGSVAPAASGAAPTGLAPTGLAPTGLAPTGLAPAR; encoded by the coding sequence GTGGCCCCGCCAAGCCCGCTGGACCTGCCGCCGCAGGCGTTGCGCGTGGGCCTGCTGGTGCCGATGTCGGGGCCGCAGGCGGGGTTTGGCCAGGCGATGATCGATGCCGCGACGCTGGCGCTGTCGGATGTGAAGGCCGATGACGTGGTGCTGCTGCCCCGCGACAGCGGCGCCGAGCCGCCACAAAGTGCCGCCGCTGCCCGTGATCTGATCGAAACCCAGGCCGCGACCGTGATCCTGGGGCCGATCTATGGTCGCAACGTGCCGGCGGTGGCCGATGTCGCCCACCCGCGTGAGGTGCCGGTGATCGCGTTCTCCAACGACACCGGCGCGCTGCGCCCGGGCGTGCACCTGATCGGGCTGGCGCCCGAGGTGCAGGTGGAACGGGTGGTGGATTTCGCGGTCCAGCACGGCAAGACCCGCTTCGCGGCCCTGCTGCCCTATGGCCCCTATGGCGACCGGCTGGCCGAAAGCTATCGCCGGGCCGTCACCCGCACCGGCGCCGAGCTGATCGACATCGCCCGCTATTCCGATCCTGGCAGCGATGCGCAGGATGCGGTGAAGCGCCTGTCGGGCGGCCAGCCGCAACCGCCCTTCGACAGCCTACTGCTGGCCGAGGCGGGGGAACGGCTGCGTGCCATCGCCAGCCTGCTGCCCTATTACAGCATCGATCAGGGCGAGGTGCAGATTCTGGGCACCGCCCTGTGGCAGAACCAGCCGGTCGGCCGCGACCAGAACCTGCAGGGCGCCTGGTTCGCCGCCCCCGATCGCGCGGCCTGGGAAACTTTTGCCCGCCGGTTCAGCGCCCTGTTCGGAGCAACGCCGCCGGCGCTTGCCGGCCTTGCCTATGACGCGACCGCCCTGGCGGCGGTGCTGGGCCGCAAGGGCCAGCTTGCCCGCGAACTCGACAGCCCCGACGGGTTTGCCGGCGTGAACGGCCTGTTCCGTTTCGACACCCGGGGCGGCGCCGAACATGCGCTGGCGATCTATGGTGTCGCCGCCACCGGCGCCGATCTGCTTGACCCTGCGGCCGACCGCTTCACTGCCGGCGCCCGGCCGGGCGAGGGGGTGATCCGCTCCAATCCGCTGGCGGCCCCCACGGCGCCGGCCATCCCGGCCACGCCGGCGGCGCCGGATGGCAGCGTCGCACCCGCCGGTGCCGCGCCCGCAACCGGCAGTGTCGCCCCGGCGGCAAGCGGTGCGGCACCGACTGGCCTGGCACCGACTGGTCTGGCACCGACTGGTCTGGCACCGACTGGTCTGGCACCGGCGCGCTGA
- the rsmI gene encoding 16S rRNA (cytidine(1402)-2'-O)-methyltransferase, whose amino-acid sequence MTTRALEVLAAADLVLCEDTRTTGRLLSHWGIRAKLVPYHDHNAARMRPEVLRRLDEGARVALVSDAGTPLVSDPGYKLVRAVAAAGHQVRAVPGPSALTAALSIAGLPTDRVLFLGFPPAKAGERMRSFRRLAGEPATLVFYDSPNRIARTLAELAEALGPRPAAVARELTKLFEEVVRGTLPELAARFEAATPKGEIVLLVEGHRAPEATETDDDDALPAGPGRLDAGAVDKLLPPLVKAMGAARAARLLAEITGSPRRAFYARAAALGGASDDGADDPQDDPAA is encoded by the coding sequence ATGACCACGCGGGCGCTGGAGGTGCTGGCGGCGGCCGATCTGGTGCTGTGCGAGGATACCCGCACCACCGGCCGGCTGCTGAGCCATTGGGGTATCCGCGCCAAGCTCGTCCCCTATCACGACCACAACGCCGCCCGGATGCGGCCCGAGGTGCTGCGCCGGCTGGATGAAGGCGCGCGGGTGGCGCTGGTTTCCGATGCCGGCACGCCGCTGGTGTCGGACCCGGGCTACAAGCTGGTGCGCGCGGTCGCCGCTGCCGGCCATCAGGTGCGGGCAGTGCCGGGGCCATCGGCGCTGACCGCTGCCCTGTCGATTGCCGGCCTGCCCACCGACCGGGTTCTGTTCCTCGGCTTTCCGCCCGCCAAGGCGGGGGAGCGGATGCGCAGCTTCCGCCGGCTGGCGGGCGAGCCGGCGACGCTGGTGTTCTATGACAGCCCCAACCGCATCGCCCGCACGCTGGCCGAACTGGCCGAGGCGCTGGGGCCGCGGCCGGCCGCCGTCGCCCGTGAATTGACCAAGCTGTTTGAAGAGGTGGTGCGCGGCACCCTGCCGGAGCTGGCCGCACGATTCGAAGCCGCCACCCCCAAGGGCGAGATCGTGCTGCTGGTTGAAGGCCATCGCGCGCCCGAGGCCACCGAGACCGATGACGATGACGCCCTGCCCGCGGGCCCCGGCCGGCTGGATGCAGGCGCCGTCGACAAGCTGCTGCCGCCGCTGGTCAAGGCGATGGGGGCCGCGCGCGCGGCCCGGCTGCTGGCCGAGATCACCGGCAGCCCCCGGCGCGCCTTCTATGCCCG